DNA sequence from the Malus domestica chromosome 11, GDT2T_hap1 genome:
acaatcctacgtaATTCTTCtatttacttatgaattacacatgcatattttgaaggttaggttttcctcaAGTATGCCCTATTTGAAACCTCCAACAGAGAACGTATAtgtaacatgcaacccgtccgtggTGTCCAAATCAAATGTGAACATGCaaaactcattaagttttgtgaaatccttttgaaaaaccatataacccttaagacgtgtcgtccatcctaagaagttacacatattaaccacaagaagccttagTCAATTCCAAGGACAGCCCTCCGccaaaattacatcaaattacttttctacataccctaatggtggccaatcattaagacaattagatagtttaaagcacagtgattaataattcaaaacttgcatgcataatacataagcaaattgaaaagaaactaaatattcttgctaaggctcgtggccttACCCTAACAAACGAAACTAGTTacgaataatcataaaacaaaatattattaaaaacatggaTAGAAATCATCTtgaaaaataaacttgaatcgtcAAAAGCTCTCTAAAACCAAAATGCTTGCGTTCTTCCCCCCTCTTTacctaatggctaaaaagccttatttatactactacaaaataaaatccttactagaaaaggtcttagaataatactaggaaacataaaaaaataataaaacagaaaataaaaggtttcctatttaaacTAAAATTCGGACTTCTCAGAAAATTAGTCTTTTGACTAACCAAATCAACTCagatttggtcccaaaaggtctcTTTTGAAATCGGGAGACGTCCCCTACAAATCATCAGAAGGAATgttcctcaaaatatgccatcttgGCCTTCAAAATATACAAAACGTCCAGAAACATCAATCTGGGAAAGCTGTGGCCGGGCCTTTATTTCTTCACCACGGTCAAACAGCTAAgtagaaaaatatgaaactttGATACAATCACCTTGAAAAACTcatgaacatcctccaattagaATTACTcccactagtacaaaaacatgtttgcgccACGGAAACTTGAGCGACGCAGCAAATTTCGTCGCGTAAAGTATGTTTGCGCGACACTAACACACAAGACGTCGCGCAAGTGGTCTTTGCACGATGAAGGAGTACGTCATGCAAAACTGTTTTGCACGACGTAGTTGTACCTTCGTCGCACAAAactgttttgcgcgacgcactCCTTTGTCGCGTAAAGTACCGTCACACAAAGACCATTTGCGCGACGTCTTATGCGTCGCGCAAGAGTTTGCCTCCAAACCAAGCTTGTTTTACCGTTTTTTTTCCATCTTTGTGCGATGCAGGTTcactacgtcgcgcaaagctgttttgcaCGACGCCTagcttcgtcgcgcaaagtcaacaCGAAAATATAcctttttgtctttcttttcaattttcaatgttCTAACACAAGTCAAAAACTCCATAGCTACCTTCCCCTCTTCCTCACCTGCAAACCTCCATAGTCGCCTGATCACACTCAGGTGATTTAAAAACCTCTATGTTAttcatccattttttttatatatatgattgtattgaaattttggttaatattacccaatatattgaaaaatttgatctcttttgttcttatcatgCATATATGATTGAGGGTAAATACTCAGTTTGGTAAATACCCAatatattgaaaattttgatctcctATTGATGATGGTAGTGTAGCACAAAGGGACTCCTTCTCTAATGTGAGGGTAAATACTCAGTTTAGTAATCCCCCTGTTGTTGCACCTGCACTAGAAACTCTAACGTATTATCTGAAGGCCAAATTAATGACTCTATCCTAAGAATTGAGAGGAAACACAAGGTATACTTGTTCAGTTAACTTTAGTATAATAGTATATTTTCTCAACCAATGACTTAACCAGTTGCACCTTGTAGAGTGAAGAAGCGAGAATCGCTAAAGAAGTTGAAGCTCATGAGTTGCGGATCCGCAAAAAGCTGGAGAAACAAGAAATTCTGAGGAGAAAGGTTCTATTTTTAAGTCCTAAACAATTGTTTCTGAAGCATAGCAATTAATATGctgatattttgatttttctgttTATAGAATGAGGAAGGAAATGGAAAAACAAGAGTGAGAgacgaaaagaaaagagaggttGATGCGTGAGAGGCAACGCAAGGAAGAGAGATTAAAACGTGagcaaaaacatgaaattgaacGAAGGGACAACTTTTCATTTTATAGCCTAATACAATCATACATGTCTTTTGTGAATCTACCAACAATGGAAATTAAAATGACATTTACTTCAAATCATCATAAATTAAATTGACTTGAAAAAGTCTTGAAAATTAACGTGATTGCAAATAATGGGCTCTTTTGAGTTTGCGTAACTCAATTAAACAACACAATAGCATGACATACTTAAGGCCCTGCAACACATAATGCACAGAAACAAATAAAACTAAGCAACCACTAAACAGCTAAAAGCTTATTCACAAAAGGCACAAATAATAATGGATATAAATCTACCCAGTCATAGCCTATGTGGGATTTAAGGGTATCAAAGTTTCTCGTCCTTTAGGCCTTCAcatcttcaccaacaagaaAATCACACATATGACACATATTAGTGTCCCTTAAGAAAATCTACCTGTCGAATACCATTACATGAACAAACAATCTGAATCAAATGAAATGATCACTGGACTACTGATAAATCAAAACTGACATTATAAAATAGCTGTCTAGTTCGATATATGAAACAAGAAGGGTCGACAAATAGGACACTCTTTGGAAATTTATGAACAATCCTTTTATCTTTAAAATTTATAACATATCATATCATGCCCTCTATGAAGATTTATTGAATCTATTAATGGTACAAAGGAGTTTTTAATCCTCATGGATaggaaatttttaaaattaccataaaaaaataaaagcaaaagcaaTATTTTAAGGAAGATTGTAAAGATCTAAAATTTCGGTCAAGAGTTTGGTTTTCATTTTAACCTATTTTCTATAGCTATATTATTTCCCCTGATCACATATGAACACCAATTTTTGAGCACCTTCAGATTCCTTATACTTGTTATTGTGTACCCTTGCCTGCGTGCTATGCCCTTTTTTGGTCATGTTGGAGTTTTTTGGGATTGAATTTGTAATTgatctttattaattttatctattttatttagcTTTAGTAATTAttgtgatttaatttatttgtatgcacAATTTTTTGTACATCAcgtacaaaattgttttgtgttgtACGAAATTAATACTACGTAACTTTGTACACTTTTTTCAAGAAAAGTTTAGTTTCCCGTTTgagaattagttggatttcgtgTATGGATGCGAAAGCATGACTGCGGTCAAATTAATTCTTGAGTTGTCCCATTTTATGGACAGTTTGGGAATGCATAGTTATGTGTTGTAGTTTGCGGTTCACGGATTAGGTTTCGATAGTGGAAATTTTGGTAACATTTCCTATTGTTCTTCGAGTACACGGTGGATATTATGTATCTACAGCGTGCACTTGAAGAATTGTAAGGAGATGCTGCCGAAATTAGCCCACGTCGAAATTTAATCCATTGGAATCGTAAATTACGACACATAACTGTGCATTTTTGAATGGGATATGGCCCTTACCGGAGGAATAAGGTGACAATACAGTAGTTGAAGTTGTTGTAACTCTTGTACTTTTATTGGGATTGCAGACAAAATGGACAGACAGTGGATACATAATCATAATAGATGTGATGTTGAGTACTTGGATGGAATAGATAAGTTCACTGAATTCGTAACTAGACACAACCCAGGTTCAACTCATATCCGATGTCCATGTAGAAGGTGTAACAATTCAATGTGGGAGACATTCGAaaatgttcgatttcatttagtaagaAATGGGATGATGAAGGCTTATACTACTTGGTATCATCATGGAGAACGATTAGaccaagcttcatcttcatacGTGACACAAGTGGAGACTGTTGAATCTAATGTGTATCCTAGTGAACAAGTTATGAATATCGTAAATGACGTTTATCCATACACCTCGAGCAACACCAATCAGGAAGGGGGAGATGACGGTCGTCTAACCATAGACAATGAGGAATTTAAAAACTATGAAAAACTATTGAAAAATGTTAAGCAAGAATTATATCCGGGTTGCGAGAACTTTTCGGTGCTCTCAGCAATTGTGGAGTTTATGCATGGAAAGATCAAGTTTCATTTGTCAAACAagtgttttgattactttttgggAGTTATCAAGAGGATGCTTCCAAAGGAGAATTGTTTACCTGAAGATAAAAAAAGTGCCCAAAAAGTGTTGAAGGGTCTCGGATTGGGGTATGAAAAAATTCACGCATGTGTAAataattgtatattattttataaggAGAACAAACAGTTGGATAAATGCCCTATCTGCAATGAGCTGAGGTTTAAAATGACATCACAGAATAGAAAGACCAAGATTCCACAAAAAGTAATGCGTTATCTTCCATTGAAGCCTATGTTGCAACGATTGTACATGTCGATGCATATGGCAACCGACATGAGATGGCATAAAGAAGGACGGGTAAATGACGATGTTATGAGGCATCCTGCAGATGGAGAGGCATGGAAAGAATTTGATCGGATGTACCCAGATTTTGCAGCTGACCCACGCAACGTCAGATTGGGACTTGACACCGACGAATTTAATCCGTTTGGGGttttaaaccaaaaccacagCACTTGGCCGGTCGTCGTGTTTCCTTATAATATGCCGCCTTGGAAGtgcatgaaaaaagaatacatgatgTTGACTCTATTAATGAGCAAAGATCTAGGAAAGTCCATTGATGTTTATTTGCGGCCGTTAGTTGATGAGTTAAAAGATTTATAGGAAAAAGATGTTCGTACATACGATAAGTATACTGGGCAGATGTTCACCATGCGAGCGGCAGTGATGTGGATAGTAAACAATTTTCCTGCGTATGCAATGGTTTCTGGGTGGATGACTAAGGGTTATTTGGCAAGTCCAATATGCAAGGAGAACATAACATCGTCTTGGCATGCGAGAAAAGTTTGTTATCTTGGTCATTGTAGATGGCTTCCTTGGGACAACGAGTGGCGTCAAAATGATAAAGCCTTCCACGGCACAAAAGAGACTCGACTAAGACCAATAGAATGGTCCGGAGATGAGATTTTGGATCAGTTAAATCGTTTGGAATTTGGTCATTTCGGCAAAGGGGTCAGTACGCCTAGACCAACTACACATCTGAACTGGATGCACAAGACTATGTTATTTGAGCTCCCATACTGGTCAAAGTTAAAACTGAGGCACAACTTAGATGTTATGCATattgagaaaaatgtgtttgatacTTTGGTCGGGACAATTCTAGACACTGAAGGAAAAACGAAGGACGCGATTGAAGCTCATCTTGATTTGGAACGAATGGGCATTAGGTCATCCTTATGGATGTAGAGAGTCGGTGGTACGTTGAAGAAAGACCATCCTTTTTTTTACAGTTAAGACAAATGGAAAGAAAGAGTTTTTTTCAACTTTATTTCTTCTGTAAAGTTTCCAGATGAGTATGCTTCCAATATCTCACGTTGCATGAACGTGAATGAGTGTAAATTTTCAAACATGAAGAGTCATGATTGTCATGTGATACTTCAACGCCTTCTTCCGGTTGGTATTCGACAATTATTGCCACTTGATATGGTGAAACCAATCATGTTGTTGTCGAGATTTTTTTCGTAGTTGACTGCAAGGTGTTTGCGAAAGTCGGATGTTAAACAATTGCAGGACGACATTGTGAACGTCTTATGCAAATTCGAACAGATATTTCCCCTAGCTTTCTTTACAAGTATGATTCACGTGATGATTCACTTGCCAGATGAGACATTGCTTGTCGGACCAATGAACTGTCCATGGATGTATCCAGTAGAAAGGTACTTAATTAagcgtgtgtgtatatatatatatatatatatatatatatatatatataatagattcATGATCAATGAAAGCTTTGAATAATTTGTAGCATACCTTTTATTTGTGCAAATATCTTGGTGAGTTGAAAAAATGTGTTCGAAACAGGGCAAAGCCCGAAAGATCACTGGTGGAGGCATGGGTCACATATGAGTCACTAACTTTTTGTGCAATGTATCTTGAAGATGTTGAGACAGCTTTCAATCGTCCTCAACGCAATAATGACGGTGGTGTTAGAAAAGAGAAACTGTCTGTTTTTGCCCAAATTGCGCGACCATTTGGCGATCCTGTAAAAGGCGAATTGTTTACCAAAAATGACATGGAGGTAGCGCATTGGTTCATACTCAACAATTGTGAGAAGACTTTGCCATACCTTGAAGAGCATGAACAATTGATGAAGCGGGAACATCCTTCACATTTATATGCCAAGAAGCACCGTGACTTGTTTCCTTCGTGGTTTCATGCACATGTAAGTTGTATGTGGTTTGAATTAAGCATATTTTCCAACTTGTTCATGCCTTTCTTTAAATTTGGTTACACTAACATGTTAACTTTTTGTATATGTCATATTAGATGAACAAATTGAAGGAATTGAATTCACCCTCTTACGATGAAGAATTATATAACTTGGCGAGAGGACCGCTTCACGTTGAATTGTTCTCGGGTTGTCATGTGAACGGGATCAAGTTCTTGGGGGCAACACATGATGACAAGTTGTCTACTCAAAATAGTGGTGTTCATGTCCCAGGTGCAGGCAACAGTAAAGACATTAATTTTTATGGCAGACTAACTAGTGTAGTacaattgctttacaaagacaGGTGTCAAGTGATACTGTTTAAGTGCCtttggtttgatacaaacccacaTAACCGAACGAGTGTTAAGCGAGATCATGGTTTACTATCAGTAAACAGTACGAGACATTGGTACGATGAAGACCCATACATTTTGGCAACTATGGCGAAACAAATATTCTATCTAGATGACCCTAAAGCCGTCAATggttggaaagttgttcagAAGATTGAGCGAAGAGGGCTATATGATATTCCGGAACTAGATCATGATGACAACGACAACGTCGCTGACCAACAGTTATCATCTTCGATAGAAATTGGTGAAGAAACACTCCGAGATACTAATATTGTGCAAAAACCATTTGACATAGCTAGAGTACCCGAATTCGAAATATCAATTGACCTTGGTGATTTGCCTCAATACAATGCACCAAAAGAGGCAAACGAAGATGAGGACGAATGGGAATTCGGAAATGATAGTAGTGAGGATAGCGAGAGTTATTATTGTAGTTCGGATGAGGattaatataaacttgtaaaggAAAAAGCAGGAGGCTGAGGGTTTAACATCGCTTCTCATCTACCCACACTAATATTCCCAACAAATCGTCTGATCATCTCCATTCTATAAAGATAAAGATATCATGtaagttttatgttttatgttagTCTCATGGAAGGTTGTGATGTCTTTTCATTTGAGTTGTTTTTATTATATCTTTGATTACCTACTACCAAAGGTCCATTTACCTTTCTGTTGgaattattgaaatttttggaTGACCTCTTTGCAGGTTGTGGCCCAAACCATCCGGTCATGCTTTGAAGGTATGTGTTTTCTGTTGTCATTGTTAAGTGTTAACATAATTtgttcttttctattttttttgtcCGACTACCAACATTTGTGCTGAGATCCTGTGAGTCTTATGTGCATTCATCTTTGACTCAGCCTCAAATGATGGTGGTCTCAGATGTGGATGATGTATTTGTTCCATTACCATATGATCTTCTTGTTAATCTATCTGAATCAAGAAGCGTAGTGGAGTCTATGTTTCAAGACAACGTGAATGTGGAGTCTGCTTTTGGTCCAGCTCTTAAAGCCTTGCTTATGCTTATGGAGTGTGAGCTTCTTCACAAATAGCAATTTTAATTTTACCTTTGGATAAAATTTATCACCAATTATAAAAGCAATGTGTTAAGTTATGTATTCCTTGAGTAATTGACTATTAAGTACTTCATTATGCAGTTCCAAGAGTCTGGTTGTGCATTTACTTTGCAATAACTTATGTCTACGTGTGTGCTTTTGCAGACCAACCTTGGaggaaaattgttaatttttcaaaacacaCTGCCATCTCTTGGTGTTGGTCGCTTAAAGTTGGAGATGATCTTCGTGTCTATGGCTCTAATAAAGAGCATCTACTAAGACTACCAGGGGATCCTTTCTACAAGCAGATGGCTGCGGAATTTACCAAGTTCCAGATATGGGTGGATGTGTATGCCTTCAGTGACAAGTACACAGATATAGCTTCATTAGGTACATGTTTAAAGTTTAATCATATTCTGTTTCACTTTCATAGAACCAAATATCAAGATGATGTTGACAGATAGTAGGATCTTCTGATGATACTTCTCTACATTAATATGTTGAGAACTCTTATATTATCCACCAATTTTGTAGTTGTTGCCCTTCTGGGGAAATATGCTTTAACCTGGTTTTCTCCAATTTATTGCATTAACTGTTCTCCTAGAATATTGTAGTGTTTCTTCCCTGTAGTGAACATTTTTGAAGAAAGAATTTGAATTTACATATTTGAAACTTTTACGGTCTTGTTTGTAGTACTTATTTGAATTTACATATGTTCGTCAAGTGATATATGGTGATGATCGATTGCTTGTTGTGCAGTCTGAAGATACTGATGAAGAatattttccctttctttttcctttaaataactAGATTGAAACAACGCCGTAGTGACGGAATTTAAAACAGTGAGTTGAAGATTTAACATTTCTGAAACCCGCAGAGGTGTGTGACGCTGTCTTCTGTCGGATAATCAGTTGCTGAGAGAAGCCATGACCAGAGGTTGCAGCATCAAAGCCATCTGGATCCTCAACAGTCTTGACGCCGTCGTTTTCTCCAAGTCCTCTCCAAACACATTCTCACGCTACCCTCTCTCCATATCTATAATGGTCTGATGGAAAAATTGGGGGAAAATGTTAcagaatttgtaaaaattgggaattattatttttctattgTGATTGAAGGTTTCACTGATTGGTTTGTGTGAAATTGGTTTTCTGTTTCCAATTTGGAAGTGGGGGTTCttcaatttatgtttttttcccTGTTGTTTATCCTCCTTACTGTgttttgagatttttggatgACTGATGTATCAAAATCAAGGATGGGAGTTGTGATGTTTGCTGGAGCAatgtcaaaatttaaacttttatGTTGATTATGTGTTTGTGAAATTTCTGCTCCAATTAAAGTTGCCTACTTTTGTCATTGTTTTCACTATACGAGAACGTTTTGGTGTGAATTTCATCTGTACTTGCAAACTTATTGATAAGATGTTTGTTATGAAGCATGTGCAATCAAGAGTGCGGTGCCTTGCTTTTCCAAATCTTGTGGGGTTTAAGTAATTCGTTATGTGCACTTGAAGAATAAAAAACTGGTAGCTAGAGTAGAGAGCCGGAGTAGAAAGAGAGAAGGGTGTGAGATATGGAACCAGTgtggattatttttttagttgtttTATTATGTACTATTGGATATCATCTTGGTCAGAGCTCGCTAATTTATCGAAAACCATTGCTGGCTAAACCAATGGTGATGGATGTCTATCAAGAATATATACTTGTCACATATCACCCATTTGATGTACACATATTCCATGTCAAGTTATTTGGTGAATTCACTACTCCAAATTTACAGGTAATGGAATGTTTGCTAGCTTTTTTTGTAATGATTCTAATTTTATAGAATATGCTACTATTTAGAGATAGTTGAGCACTTGTGATTTCATTTGCACGCTAAATGAGAATAATTTAGTGAAAATTATTATTCATATGTTTTAAGtgataaaatgacaaacaactttctACAATACGAGAACTCTCAATTATGACTGCAAAGAGCCATCCTGCAGCAATGCGTTTTGTAACTGATCAGCTTCCAAAAGAGGGCATTTCAAACAATCACATTTCTTATTTGTCAGTGTGTAAtgaatttacatattttttaattgCTTTTTAATTATATGAGTCGAGCTTGAGCGAGCTTAAAATGTACAAGCTTGGTACATAACTTGAGTCGTTTTGAGTATACAATAAATAGCTTAAGTTAACTTGGTAGATAACTTGAGCTTTTTTGCATTACGCCCGTGTACCTACGTcgcacaagttttttttttttctttcattaccTTTTTATTTCTTAAGTAAGATGTGTTAGGCTCGACTCTTGTAGATGACCAATTGGAACTTTTTCACGTCATCAAAATGTTACTCTTTCAAGTAGCATCATCTCAAATCTTAGCCTCTCCTCTATTTCCTCCCTCAAGAGGTTCTTATTCCATACCTTTGTTTGACCGGCCTTCACAAACCTCCTAATATTCCACTCCAATCACCAAACAGTATTACTATAATAACGAAAACTTGAATCGGATACACTACTAATTAAGGCAATCTCCAACGATGGAGGGCTACATAGGtctcaaaaatataattttttaaggaataataacaa
Encoded proteins:
- the LOC103453394 gene encoding uncharacterized protein; the encoded protein is MDRQWIHNHNRCDVEYLDGIDKFTEFVTRHNPGSTHIRCPCRRCNNSMWETFENVRFHLVRNGMMKAYTTWYHHGERLDQASSSYVTQVETVESNVYPSEQVMNIVNDVYPYTSSNTNQEGGDDGRLTIDNEEFKNYEKLLKNVKQELYPGCENFSVLSAIVEFMHGKIKFHLSNKCFDYFLGVIKRMLPKENCLPEDKKSAQKVLKGLGLGYEKIHACVNNCILFYKENKQLDKCPICNELRFKMTSQNRKTKIPQKVMRYLPLKPMLQRLYMSMHMATDMRWHKEGRVNDDVMRHPADGEAWKEFDRMYPDFAADPRNVRLGLDTDEFNPFGVLNQNHSTWPVVVFPYNMPPWKCMKKEYMMLTLLMSKDLGKSIDVYLRPLVDELKDL
- the LOC139189454 gene encoding uncharacterized protein, which codes for MVSGWMTKGYLASPICKENITSSWHARKVCYLGHCRWLPWDNEWRQNDKAFHGTKETRLRPIEWSGDEILDQLNRLEFGHFGKGVSTPRPTTHLNWMHKTMLFELPYWSKLKLRHNLDVMHIEKNVFDTLVGTILDTEGKTKDAIEAHLDLERMDEYASNISRCMNVNECKFSNMKSHDCHVILQRLLPDDIVNVLCKFEQIFPLAFFTSMIHVMIHLPDETLLVGPMNCPWMYPVERAKPERSLVEAWVTYESLTFCAMYLEDVETAFNRPQRNNDGGVRKEKLSVFAQIARPFGDPVKGELFTKNDMEVAHWFILNNCEKTLPYLEEHEQLMKREHPSHLYAKKHRDLFPSWFHAHMNKLKELNSPSYDEELYNLARGPLHVELFSGCHVNGIKFLGATHDDKLSTQNSGVHVPGAGNSKDINFYGRLTSVVQLLYKDRCQVILFKCLWFDTNPHNRTSVKRDHGLLSVNSTRHWYDEDPYILATMAKQIFYLDDPKAVNGWKVVQKIERRGLYDIPELDHDDNDNVADQQLSSSIEIGEETLRDTNIVQKPFDIARVPEFEISIDLGDLPQYNAPKEANEDEDEWEFGNDSSEDSESYYCSSDED